The Faecalibacter sp. LW9 genome has a segment encoding these proteins:
- a CDS encoding CaiB/BaiF CoA-transferase family protein translates to MNILNGIKILDFSRLLPGSMATKQLMQMGAEVIKIEHPNKPELTRLIPPFEDGISVSYLMVNKGKEVRQIQYETEEGRNEIYELVKKVNVLIETFRPGTMQKLGLDYKALKSINPKIIYVSCTSYGQSGPYAHLAGHDLNFMAYSGLLANNVNADGNITMSSYQVADLYGGTEQIINSVLLGIIQRTKTEKGDWFDISITEAALPMNALLAPPVWCNEKAQAFDVLTGKLPHYTYYKCKDGKFVVLAGLEDKFWQNLCTKLGREDWKSENLMTLIYRQDIRQELIDF, encoded by the coding sequence ATGAATATTTTAAACGGAATAAAAATACTTGATTTCTCGAGGTTACTTCCAGGTTCAATGGCAACCAAGCAATTGATGCAAATGGGCGCGGAAGTCATTAAAATAGAACATCCAAATAAACCAGAATTAACACGATTAATTCCTCCGTTTGAAGATGGAATATCGGTTTCTTATTTGATGGTGAATAAAGGAAAAGAAGTTCGTCAAATTCAATATGAAACAGAAGAAGGAAGAAATGAGATTTACGAATTGGTAAAAAAAGTGAATGTGTTAATCGAAACTTTTCGTCCGGGGACAATGCAAAAATTAGGATTGGATTATAAGGCTTTAAAAAGCATTAATCCAAAAATAATTTATGTTTCTTGTACTTCTTATGGTCAATCTGGACCTTATGCACATTTGGCGGGACACGATCTTAATTTTATGGCGTATTCTGGTTTATTGGCAAATAATGTCAATGCGGATGGAAATATTACGATGTCCTCTTATCAAGTCGCGGATTTATATGGAGGAACGGAGCAAATCATCAATTCGGTTTTATTAGGAATTATTCAACGTACAAAAACAGAAAAAGGCGATTGGTTTGATATTTCGATTACGGAAGCAGCATTACCGATGAATGCCCTATTAGCTCCTCCTGTTTGGTGCAATGAAAAAGCTCAAGCATTTGATGTTTTGACTGGTAAATTACCACATTATACTTATTATAAGTGTAAAGATGGAAAGTTCGTGGTCCTTGCAGGATTAGAAGATAAATTTTGGCAAAATCTATGCACGAAATTAGGTCGTGAAGATTGGAAAAGCGAAAACCTAATGACCTTGATTTACCGTCAAGATATTCGACAAGAATTGATTGATTTTTAA
- a CDS encoding septal ring lytic transglycosylase RlpA family protein: MKISIFAFLAMLTIAPIAKAESNRNFNSELILTENPIKDKELKTTTTTVEKSSNEVEAVVEEAKNRITGIVSWYADKFHGKKTSSGEVYDKKELTAAHRTLPFGTKVKVTNVKNGKSVIVKINDRGPHTKSRVLDLSRAAFEEIGSVNSGTLNIEMEVVK; this comes from the coding sequence AGCAAAAGCTGAGAGTAATAGAAATTTTAACTCTGAGTTAATTTTAACAGAAAATCCAATTAAGGACAAAGAGTTAAAAACTACAACAACTACAGTAGAAAAATCTTCAAATGAAGTTGAAGCTGTAGTAGAAGAAGCAAAAAACAGAATCACTGGAATTGTTTCTTGGTATGCAGACAAATTTCACGGTAAAAAAACATCAAGTGGTGAAGTTTACGATAAAAAAGAATTGACAGCAGCACACCGAACTTTACCATTCGGAACAAAAGTTAAAGTTACTAACGTAAAAAATGGAAAATCTGTCATTGTAAAGATTAATGATAGAGGACCTCATACCAAATCTAGAGTTTTAGATTTAAGTAGAGCAGCTTTCGAAGAAATCGGATCAGTTAATTCTGGTACGTTAAATATAGAAATGGAAGTCGTTAAGTAA